Genomic window (Rubeoparvulum massiliense):
TTGATTACCCATCCTCATTTAACAGCATCTGTGTTTAAACGCTATATGGGCACAGCCAAAACCTTTCAGCTAGGGAACTATCAATTTTTACCGGAAGAGTTATCCAGCCTCGTAATTCGCTCCTTAAAGCAGGATGCTGAGGCTTATTTAGGTGAAGAAGTGACGGAGGCAGTGATCAGCGTCCCTGCTTACTTTAATGATATTCAACGTAAGGCAACACAACGTGCTGGCGAATTGGCAGGATTAAAAGTGGAGCGACTACTCAATGAACCTACTGCTGCAGCTATCGCCTATGGATTACATGAGCAAAAACCAGAAACCCAATTCCTCATTTTTGATATGGGAGGGGGAACCTTTGATGTCTCCATCCTTGAGCTCTTCGACCAAGTGATGGAGGTAAAATCTGTTGCTGGTGATAATTTTCTCGGTGGTGAGGATTTTACCGATCTATTATTGACAGAATTCCTCCAGTATCATCAAATTGAACTGGAATCCCTAGATACGAAGACATTAAGCGCTCTTCGTAAGCAGGCTGAACGATGCAAGCACCAGCTTGGCGAGGAACGCTCCGGTACCATGAGCTATCTATTAAATGGACGCTCCCTTGAGTGGACCGTGGATCGTAATCGTTTCGAAGTGTTAGCGAAGCCTCTCCTAAATCGGCTCTTAAAACCGATGGAACGAGCACTAAAGGATGCTTCCTTAAGCGCTAAAGATCTGGATGCGGTTGTCCTGGTTGGTGGAGCCACCCGTATGCCCTTGATCTATTCCTTTGTTGGAAAGATGTTCGGTCGTCTTCCATCTCATCATCTCAATCCCGATGAAGTAGTAGCACTAGGTACAGCGATTCAAGCTGCTATGAAGGAGCGGCATGCAGCCATTCAAGATGTGGTACTTACCGATGTATGTCCCTACACGTTGGGGACAAAGGTTGCTGTTGAGACAGATTCAGGGGAGTATGAATCTGGCCATTTCCTACCTATTATTGAGCGGAATACCATCATTCCTGTAAGTAAGGTAGAGCGACTCTATACCATTCGTGACAATCAGACGGAACTAAGAGTGGAAGTCTATCAAGGCGAGAGTCGCTTAACCAAGAATAATATTTTCTTAGGAAAGTTAGAGATTCCTATTCCTGCTGCACCAGCAGGTGAACAAGCCATCGACGTACGTTATACATATGATATTAATAGCATCCTAGAGGTAGAAGTCATAGCAGTAGAAACAGGGATCAAAAAGCAGCTGATCATTCAAGAGAAGCCAGGTCAAATGTCGAAGGAGGAGATCGAGGAACGATTTCGGCAGTTAGAGAATCTGAAGATTCATCCTCGTGATCGCCTAGAAAATCGCTTGCTCCTTGCCCGTGGTGATCGACTATATGAAGAGTCCCTTGCTGAATTGCGTATGGTCATCGCCTCTGCCCTTCAACGCTTCGAGCAGGCCTTACGAAGTCAAGATGATCAGCTGATCAAACATGAAGCAAAGCGTTTAAAAGCGTTCTTAGATCAAGTAGAAAGGTGATAGAAAGAAGAAATGACGAGGATGACCAGTTGGGAAGTACTTGGAATCGAGCCAACAGATGACGTCAAGCAAATCAAAAGTGCCTATGCAAGGAAGCTTAAAATCTATCATCCAGAGGAAGACCCGGAGGGGTTTCAGCATCTGCGTCTTGCCTACGAAGAAGCGCTAGAATCTGCAAAGAATGAGCAAGAATCACAAGAGATCGTATTCTTCCAAGAAGAGCCTGTTGCTAAAGAGAGCATTGAATATGATGAAGCAGAAGAAGGGCTTGAAGAGGGGGGTGCCTCCCCATTCATCGCTACCACTGTTACACAAGATGATACGTCCACTGCTGGTGAGCTAGCCAACCAATTTATGGACCAGGTTGCAGCCATCTATGAGGACTTCTTTGCCCGTATTCAGCTTGAGCATTGGAAGCAGTTACTAGAGCGGGAGGAATATTGGAACCTCGATGTTAAACAGATCATTAATGAACGTATCCTTGACTTTTTCATGGGACATTTTCATATGCCACAGGCAGTCTGGCGCGTGCTCAATGAGCATTTTTATTGGACGGAGCAGCAGGAGGATCTCTATGCTCAATATCCCGAAAGCTTTGTGCGCTATCTAATCCGCCAAATTGAACAGCCTGGTCTGTTACGCTACGATTGCTTTAATCCTGATATAGAGATGGATTATGACGCGTATCTTGAGCACCGAGAAGAGGCCTATTATGCTTTAATCCGTAATGATTTAGATTCTGCAGGTGAGGCATTATCTGCTGCCTCCCAAATCTACACGGCGGATCCTGATCTACTCCGTTTAATCGGTCAATATTATCTACGATTCGATGATACATACGAAGCTTTTAAAGCCTTCGATCGCCTTGTTGAAGCCTTTCCAGAGGAGATTGATGGTTATAAGCATCGTGGTCGCCTCTTTTTGAAGATGGGAGAGACCAAGAAGGCGCTCCTTGATTTTAACCATGTACTAAATGTTGTTCATACAGATCCCGATGCAAAAGCAGGGATCGCTCAATGCTATTTCGCCTCAGGTCAGTTCGAGGAAGCAAAGGCTCTTTACAGTGAGAATACTGTCATTTTCCCCTATGCTCTTGAGCCACATGTTCGTTTGTTAGAAATCAATCAAATCTTGGTGGAGAAATTACAGAAGCAGCTTGAACTATCACCGAAGGAGTATTCACTTTACTATCCCTTGGCTCAACTCTATTTTGAGATGGGCCAATATGAAGAATGTTCCGAAACCCTCGATGATCTAGACTTGGAGATGAATCTTACCTCAGAGATGCACTTCCTATGGGGTCAGGCCTTGATTAAACAAAATCAAGTAAATAAAGGGATCAAACGCTTTGATCAAGCTTTGGAGTTGGCAAGGAAAGAAGGGAAAGACCGTGTCCCTATCCTATTCCAACGAGGGCTTGTTATGCTAGAGATCAAGGAAGATTATGAAGCTGCCATTCATGATCTATCCGAGGCTGAGAAGCTCAATCCTCAGAATGCTGAAGTTTTGCATCATCTTGCCGAGGCATATCGCTACCATGGAGAGCATGAGAAGGGTATTCAATATTCTGATCGAGCCATTGCCATTGATTCCTCCCGTTGGATCTACTATTCAACAAGAGGGCTCTGCCACTATGCCTTAAAAAACTATGCCGAGGCACGTGATGACCATGCTGTAGTGGTAGAAAACGATTACCAGTTCACTGATGCATGGATCCGGAAGGGGAATTGCCATCTCAGTTTGGGGGAATTTGAAGAAGCCATTGAATGCTTCCAAACCGTGATGGGGTGGAGTGATGTTAGCATCACCCATTTCAATATTTCCCTAGCCCAGTTCAAAATGAATAATATCACTGGGGCATTGGAATCCATTCAGCACTATATCTCCCTGGAGCCAGAAGATGCAGATGGCCATCTAGTTCTTGGGGATATCTACCGTGTCATGGGAGATATGGAGAAAGCATGTGTAGAATATTGTCACGGATCTGACTTAAACCCACAAGATGATATCATAGCCCTCGCTGCTGCTCAATCCCTCTATACGGAGAAAAAACATGAACGAATCCTGATCTATCTAGAGCGTATACCCTTATCCAATCCGAACTTTCTATGGGTTCTGCTCACCAGAGTATGGGTTCATCTGGAACGACGAGAGTGGCTCCAAGCTTTGAAGCTTTTAAATCTGTATGTGAAGCACGCACCTATCGATGAGGATGATCCCTATGCTTCGATATATGGTGGGGTGATCACATATTACATGGGTAAGCCCAAGTTAGCATTAGAGACATTGACTCCTGTCTATGAAGCTGGTATACGTGGGGACGCTTGTAGTGTATTGAGCATGATCTATTTTGATATGGGACAGATGGATCTGGCATTGCGTTATGCCCGAGAAGCCCTCAATTCTAATCCCGAACATCCCGACTATCTCACACGGTATGAAGGCATCTTAACGTACCAAGGGCAGAAACCTAAGCGCTTTACTCTCTTTCAACAGAACAAGCAATCTTCAAGAAAACGCTGGCCCATGACTGTTTCCATTGATCAACATCGTGGCCTGGATCTACCTAAGTTTCACTTCTTACAAGGGGTAGGTGAAGAAGATGAGTAAAAATCGAATGGATGAGTTAATACAAGGACAATTGTATTCCATCGCCTTAGCTGCACCTTTATTGGAGCTGAACGACCTTACACCAGAAACAGCCTATACGTGGGAACCAACGGATGAGAATGTGAAGCGATGCAAGCATATGCTAAAGTCAGGTTGGAGCATTGAAGATACAGCTACGCTCAAGGAAAGATTGGAATGGCTCTTGAAGGAGGGTCACAGTAGCTCTTTCATGGAGATTCGTTCCTTCCTCTCCACTTTGTCTGAAGCGGGGCAAGCGGCTTATATCGAGGCACTTCCGAAGAATACATCGCAACATATTGAATATGAAATCGTTCGAGCATACAATAATAGAATACCCTATGCTGGGATTGCCGCCTGGGATTTTGGACGATACTCCTACCTGTGTCAAGCAGGGATGCTGGCAGGTTATCTCTCAGAGGGTGAAGGCTGGGACCTCATGAAGAAAGTAGCCATTCTTGCGCAAAAATGTTATTCTAGTTGGGTTGACTATGGACTCGCCTATTTTGTTGGCCGTTTATTTTGGCTAGAAGAGCTCCATACCGACCACACCAATCGTCATTACACCATGATCCAAAGCTTATTAATCAATCCCCATAGCTTATGGAGAAGATTAGATTGGAATTTGGTGTTAGAATAAGAGATGAGAATACTTAATTTCAACTAAAGAGGAGCGAAACAATTCGATGTCAAACAAAGTATTAGTTCTCGGTCACAAAAATCCAGATACCGATTCCATCTGCTCTACCATCGCCTATGCAGCTTTAAAGCAAAAGCTCGGTATGGATGCAGAGCCCGTTCGTCTTGGTGAGATCAGTAATGAAACACAATTTATCTTGGACTACTTCAAGGTTCCGCTGCCACGCCTTGTTGAGACTGTCAGCAATGAAGTGAAGCAGGTTATTCTTGTTGATCATAATGAACGACAACAGAGTGTGGACGACTTGGAGCAAGTACAGATCCTTGAAGTGGTGGATCATCACCGGATCGCCAATTTCGCTACCGCAGAGCCCTTATACTATCGTGCAGAGCCTGTAGGCTGTTCATCAACCATCGTGAACAAGCTGTATAAGGAGAAGCAAGTCCAAATCGATCCAGCCGTGGCAGGACTCATGCTCTCTGCGATTATTTCTGACACACTGTTATTCAAATCTCCAACATGCACACCTGAAGATGAAGCAGCTGCTCGTGAGCTTGCTGCCATTGCCGGTGTAGATCTAGAGAGCTATGGCTTAGCCATGCTTAAAGCAGGGGCCAATGTAAGCAATAAGACCATTGAGGAATTAATCAGTCTAGATTCCAAGGAATTCCCCATGGGAAATGCCAAGGTGGTCATCGCTCAAGTGAACACCGTTGACCCTGAAGAGCTTTTTGCTCGCCAAGGAGAGTTCGAAGCAGCTATTCAACAAGTGATCGCTGATCGCCAATTGGATCTGTTCGTCTATGTTGTAACGGATATTCTGAATAATGACTCCGTTGTTTTAGTACTGGGCGCAGCTGCTCAGAAAGTGGAAGTTGCATT
Coding sequences:
- a CDS encoding manganese-dependent inorganic pyrophosphatase yields the protein MSNKVLVLGHKNPDTDSICSTIAYAALKQKLGMDAEPVRLGEISNETQFILDYFKVPLPRLVETVSNEVKQVILVDHNERQQSVDDLEQVQILEVVDHHRIANFATAEPLYYRAEPVGCSSTIVNKLYKEKQVQIDPAVAGLMLSAIISDTLLFKSPTCTPEDEAAARELAAIAGVDLESYGLAMLKAGANVSNKTIEELISLDSKEFPMGNAKVVIAQVNTVDPEELFARQGEFEAAIQQVIADRQLDLFVYVVTDILNNDSVVLVLGAAAQKVEVAFGVQLDNHKAVLKGVVSRKKQIVPNLTHAFTDK
- a CDS encoding molecular chaperone HscC, which encodes MTMIGIDLGTTHSLVAAWTEHGPTIIPNALGSHLTPSVVSVDEQGQILIGEVAKERLITHPHLTASVFKRYMGTAKTFQLGNYQFLPEELSSLVIRSLKQDAEAYLGEEVTEAVISVPAYFNDIQRKATQRAGELAGLKVERLLNEPTAAAIAYGLHEQKPETQFLIFDMGGGTFDVSILELFDQVMEVKSVAGDNFLGGEDFTDLLLTEFLQYHQIELESLDTKTLSALRKQAERCKHQLGEERSGTMSYLLNGRSLEWTVDRNRFEVLAKPLLNRLLKPMERALKDASLSAKDLDAVVLVGGATRMPLIYSFVGKMFGRLPSHHLNPDEVVALGTAIQAAMKERHAAIQDVVLTDVCPYTLGTKVAVETDSGEYESGHFLPIIERNTIIPVSKVERLYTIRDNQTELRVEVYQGESRLTKNNIFLGKLEIPIPAAPAGEQAIDVRYTYDINSILEVEVIAVETGIKKQLIIQEKPGQMSKEEIEERFRQLENLKIHPRDRLENRLLLARGDRLYEESLAELRMVIASALQRFEQALRSQDDQLIKHEAKRLKAFLDQVER
- a CDS encoding DUF1266 domain-containing protein; this encodes MSKNRMDELIQGQLYSIALAAPLLELNDLTPETAYTWEPTDENVKRCKHMLKSGWSIEDTATLKERLEWLLKEGHSSSFMEIRSFLSTLSEAGQAAYIEALPKNTSQHIEYEIVRAYNNRIPYAGIAAWDFGRYSYLCQAGMLAGYLSEGEGWDLMKKVAILAQKCYSSWVDYGLAYFVGRLFWLEELHTDHTNRHYTMIQSLLINPHSLWRRLDWNLVLE
- a CDS encoding tetratricopeptide repeat protein, which translates into the protein MTSWEVLGIEPTDDVKQIKSAYARKLKIYHPEEDPEGFQHLRLAYEEALESAKNEQESQEIVFFQEEPVAKESIEYDEAEEGLEEGGASPFIATTVTQDDTSTAGELANQFMDQVAAIYEDFFARIQLEHWKQLLEREEYWNLDVKQIINERILDFFMGHFHMPQAVWRVLNEHFYWTEQQEDLYAQYPESFVRYLIRQIEQPGLLRYDCFNPDIEMDYDAYLEHREEAYYALIRNDLDSAGEALSAASQIYTADPDLLRLIGQYYLRFDDTYEAFKAFDRLVEAFPEEIDGYKHRGRLFLKMGETKKALLDFNHVLNVVHTDPDAKAGIAQCYFASGQFEEAKALYSENTVIFPYALEPHVRLLEINQILVEKLQKQLELSPKEYSLYYPLAQLYFEMGQYEECSETLDDLDLEMNLTSEMHFLWGQALIKQNQVNKGIKRFDQALELARKEGKDRVPILFQRGLVMLEIKEDYEAAIHDLSEAEKLNPQNAEVLHHLAEAYRYHGEHEKGIQYSDRAIAIDSSRWIYYSTRGLCHYALKNYAEARDDHAVVVENDYQFTDAWIRKGNCHLSLGEFEEAIECFQTVMGWSDVSITHFNISLAQFKMNNITGALESIQHYISLEPEDADGHLVLGDIYRVMGDMEKACVEYCHGSDLNPQDDIIALAAAQSLYTEKKHERILIYLERIPLSNPNFLWVLLTRVWVHLERREWLQALKLLNLYVKHAPIDEDDPYASIYGGVITYYMGKPKLALETLTPVYEAGIRGDACSVLSMIYFDMGQMDLALRYAREALNSNPEHPDYLTRYEGILTYQGQKPKRFTLFQQNKQSSRKRWPMTVSIDQHRGLDLPKFHFLQGVGEEDE